GAGCAAGTCTGTCTTTTTACCAGTTCTTCACAGGTGAGTCTAAGAAAGGCATGTGGTGATAGGGAAGGTAAATATGGAAATGACCAGGGGAGCATCCTCTGGCTCAGCCCTGATTGCAGCATGAAGGAGTGCTAGAGTGAAGGATGTGGTCTGTCCTTGATAGTCTCAGTGACCTTGGTCAAACATAGGGGCAGACGGATGACCAAGGCCCTCCACTGTTCACCTTCCCATTAACTACTTgtttctctccccacctctccagTATAACTGCTAAAATTTGTAAATTGTTATCAGGTTTACTCCTCACAAATctcctatttttagttttaaaacttttcaacCCTTCTACAGATGGCAGTCAGGGTGATTATGATGAAAATTCGATCTAAAATATTATCCCTTCACCTAAAATTCCTCCATACTTCCTATTTCCTGGGGCACATGATTGAATCCTAAAGAATGCATACCCAAATCTCCTCCTGCACATTTGTCCAATTCTCACCCTGCACATGGTTCATAGTTTGCAGTGTCCACCCTCCAGCCTTGACAAATGGTGCTTTAACAACCTGATACTCtgttcctccagtcacacccatcCTCCTATTCCAGGTCAGTTGCAAATTTCCCTTTAGCCATTTACCTCCTCCAAGGGTTCCATCTTTGTTCTCACTTCTAGTGAGAGGACATTTCTCTACTTAATCTAGTTCTGGAAGTTGACTTGTTGATTGCACTAGGATTCCCAATCTCAAACTATGGAAGAAGAGTCCCATGAAGATCGATTAATGTCTGTTTTCAAACTTCCAGCACCTAGTATGGTGCTAGTTTTTCTATGGGATCCAGTAAACACTGCACATGAAATGTGTCGTACCAAATATTTTTGCCTCTCACCTAACCCTCATGAAGccctattgattcttttttttggggtgtGGGGGGTGAAGTGTTAtataattgtgttttttaaaataatttatttattttgattcattgtaaacaaatggaatacaacttgtttctctggttgtacatgaagtagagtcatatcatttgtgtaatcatacatggacatagggtaatgatgtttgtctctttctgttatttttcttccccccaatcctcccacccctccttatgtgtcatcatctgcttatcagtgacatcattcgtcctttggttttttgagattggcttatctcacttagcatgatattctccaactttatccattcgcctgcaaatgccataattttattcttctttatggctaagtaatattccattgtatatatataccagtttctttattcattcatgaattgaaaggcatctaggttggttccacaatctagctattgttaattgagcagctatgaacattgatgtggctgcatcactatagtatgctgattttaagtcctttgggtatatgccaaggagtaggatagctgggtcaaatggcggttccattccaagctttctgaggaatctccacactgctttccagagtggctgcactaatttgcagtcccaccagcaatgtatgagtgtacctttttccccacatcctctccaacacctattgttgcttgtattcttgataatcaccattttaattggggtgagatggaatcttagggtagttttgatttgcatttctcttattactagagatgttgaacattttttcatattctgttgattacttgtagatcttcttctgtgaagtgtctgctcatttcttagcccatttgttgattgggttatttgtattcttggtgtaaagttttttgagttctttttttttttttcttgcggatattttccatttattactGCAGTAGACAATTGCTCTGAAAGTGCAACACTACGTCACTTTTGTCACAGCCTCTACTCCTTCCTCACTGGCAAGTACTCTGAAATTCATCCTTGGAGCCTTGTGGACTACAAGCTTCTCTCTGGGTGAAAAATTATGGACACTGCCAGTGCCACaggaaaaatacacacatacatgaacaGAAGGGTATACAGAGAAGGGCACTGGAGAGGAGTAAGAGCCAGTTTCGAAGAGAAGCCCCAGCAAAGCAGCTGGACAGGATTCCCCTTTCTCCAGCGGCAACCTAGCATGGTGATCATGTTGACCCTGGCAGAcctttatttcctccaaaacagGTGATACTGTGACCATAAACCATAACCGTGTCATATCTTGGCATATCAGAGGCCTGTGGAGtcaaaataaatggagagaccTCTAAAGCTAGTTTGGAAAAAAGGGATGGTTTGATAAACTGACTATTCAAGCTCCCACATAAGCTGTTAGAGTATCTGAGAGAATGCTGGGGCGATATGCTGCCTAACAGGGATGAGCCTGTTCTAACCAACATAAGGGCAGGGTATTTTTGATGGGGAAAAAAGTAACTGTCAAATACTACAATGACCAAAGGAAGGGGAAATATGAGCAGCTCTAGAAAATACAGGAGattaaaaaatccaaacaaagaacaaacaagacaaaaaaaaaaaaggtaaagtggGACAATACACCTAAGCACTAGGTCTGACAAACTCACTCATAAACATATTGTACAAGTCCTCACACCCACACATACAACAATCAAGTAGATGCTCAAAGGCAGGCAAATCCAAAAGTCTGCTCTCTTTGGAATTTCCATGGCAATCTGAGTTTAGGCAAAAGTGAGAACCTCCTGGGGTCTATTCAAATCTCCAGAGGCAGCCTTTGATTCCCCACTGGAGCTAGTGTTGCTCCTGGCTTTGCCTGAGCCCTTCACAATTGTCTGTGCAGCAGAATGCATTCTTCATATTCCTGGAGTTTCAATCACTGTGAGATCTTCTTGGATCTAACTTCATCTGTAATGGAAGCACCTCCCTCTTGGCCCTTGTAATCCCCTGTTTTCAGGAAGAAGTATCCCCAGTGGTGATTTGAGGGGGGTCAGGAGTTGGAAAGTTGGAAGAGAGTAAGATAAATATAATAAGGGAACACCTGTAACTCTCATACAATTCCTCAGACGAGGTGGCCAAGGATCCCCCCAGGCTTCAAGGATATGTTTTAAGGAGAGACCTTAATTTAAGGTACACGATCTCTGCTCACAAGAGCCAAGTAAGACAGTGTTGCTTGGAGGCTGCAGGACCCTGCTCATTACTTACTTGGATCCTAGGTGCTCTTTTGACCTCTCTGACTTCAGTCCTTCTAGGGTCAGACCACGTGGCTTCTCTGATGAGGGACTGGTTGTTTTAGAAGTATGCCTGCAGTGACCTTCGCCAGCTCTGTGTGGGCAACGTGGGTCAGCACGCATCTGCTACATACACACCCAGTGATAAGGACTGAAAGGAGGATTCTCCAACCACCACAGACAGGCACAGCCATGCAAAAAGCCATTCAGCAAGGTCACCTTTTCTCCAGGGTTATAGAATATACACACTAAGTGTTAATACCTGGCAATACCAGTTATCATTTCCCTTCCTCAGTGAGGGGCATACAAGAACCCATGGAAGCAGGCTTGGCACACATGCCCTGCTCATAGGGGAAAATGATTCCATCGCTGCCCTCAGTGCCAAATCCTGCACTTGGAATCTGCATTATCATTTGACCCCTACCAAACTGGGTTCTGCTCAAGTTCAAGTTACCAAGGCATATACTCTATTAGCCATGCCAGCAGAACCAGGGTTCCCACCAGGTTACAATTCTAAGTGCAGTAGTGCCTAAGGAGGAAAGAGTCCCACAGGAGGGAAACTGGAGGACGTAAGGCAGGAGAGAGGACACAAAATCCTGGGCGATCATCACATCAATTACACATTTTCAGAGACTGGTGACctgtgggagaggaagaaagaaaatggtccCAATAACTTGGTGGCAGAGCTGGTAGAGGCATTCGGTTATTCTGGGACTCTGCAGAGGCTGTTCCTCAATGCACAGGTGATCATAATACTGATAACAATCATCCACAGCTCCAGCATGTCCACATGGTCACAGTGCCCTTCGCACAGCAGGAGAGGAGCGCACAGAGCACCTGGAAGGCATCTGGACAGCACACAGCGAAACAAAAGGCTGCATTCCCCGCTCCCAGAAGCCACTAAGAACAATGTCTATTAAAGTCACGTTTTCCATTTCTCCGCTTTATAAAGTCAGCGATGCTGGAGGGTGTCTAGCGGAATCTGTCCTCCAGGAACGAGTGCAAAAGGGGAGCACACGGCTCATGGACGTCCCTTCGGAGGGCAGACAGAAGGACTGGCAGAGGCCTTCCATCCATTTAGGACAAACGCACACATACAGAAAAGGATTATTGCCACGTTGTGTACTTTCACAATGTGATTTTTGTATTTCGAAAGCTTGAATTGTCCTTGATGCTGTCGGTGTGAGTTTTGTATTCCATAATGGTGTTGGGAGGTAGGTTAAGCACGCGCCGAAGCATATCCCAGATTCGGGCTGTGGTTGCTTGGTCACTGGCAGTCTTATTCCATATGGAAATAATGTCCTCCTGAAAATGGACAGAGACCACAGCCCCACAGATCTCCTCCCCAACCATGAACTGTTCCCCCAGCATGGCCAGGATGAGATTCTCCCAGCAGCGAGAGGCCAAGCCCTTCCGCAGCCGGATGATCCACTTGCCACCGTTTTTACTTGCATCATCCTCCCCCATGGGTTTAATTCCTTCTGTGAAGAGATGGAAGTCACTGTGGCCTGTTAGGTCCCTGGGACGTACCATGTGGCTATAAAACCTCCAGAACTGCTCCACAGAGGCAAAGGTGCCAATCTGCTTGATATTTTGTTCATAGCTCTGTGAGCTGGTGGGACAGCCTAGGGTCCTCCTGGAATACCAGAATGTATAGTTGTATTGCAGGGGATGTTCTGCTAGTCCAGGGACAACAGCCTTCCTCTTGCTGCTGCTCTGGCTCTTGTCTTGCTCCGTTTTTTCCTTCTCACCATCTTTCTGTgtgctgttttcttctttctgattgtGGTCCCTACTGTCATCATCTTTCAAGGCATCAAACTTGTAGTTCATCCTCTCGCCGCCACTGTCTCCACTACCTCACAGAGTGACTTCCGCTCTGcctctgagttctttatatattctggaaattagtgctctatctgaagtatgagtggcaaagatttttttcaactctgtaggttctctcttcacatttctgatagtttcctttgctgagagaaagctttatagtttgaatctatcccaattatttattcctgcttttgtttcttgtgtttaGGGAGTCATGTTAagtaagtctgatcctaagccgacatgttgaagatttggacctactttttcttttataaggtgcagggtctttggtctgattccaaggtccttgatccattttgagttaagttttgtgcagggtgagagataggggtttagtttcattctgctgcatatggatttccaattttcccagcaccctttattgaacaggctatattttctccattgcatgtttttggcccctttgtctagtatgagaaaactgtatttaggaaaactaccccattcacaatagcctcaaaaaactaaaatacttgggaatcaatctaacaaaagaggtgaaagacctctacaatgagaactacagaacactaaagaaagaaattaaaggatatcttagaagatggaaagatctcccatgttcttggataggcagaattaatgttgtcaaaatgaccatactaccaaaagtgctatacagattcaatgcaattccaattaaaatcccaatgacgtacctcatataaatagagcaagcaatcttgaaattcatctggaagaataagagacccagaatagctaaagcaatccttagcaggaagagtaaagcagggggtatcacaataccagaacttcaattaaactacagagcaatagtaacaaaaatggcatggtatttgcaccaaaataggtagaccaatggtacagaatagaggacacagagacaaacccaaataaatactgttttctcatactagacaatggtgtcTGTTGATTCTTTTATGCACACAAGCTCAAATTCATCCTTCCAGATGTTCTTGAGAAATGACATAATGGTGTAGTTCCCAGACCTGCACATGGCTAGGTGAAATGGGCTCTGGGCCTTAGTTTCTCTTTGGTAAGAAGATTGACTGCACTAAATACAGTGAGAACAAATATTAACTTTATCTTTGCttttagaatgatttttaaaacatgtaaaaaaaatctaaattcttGGAGATAGTCATGAGCTAGTCacattgacttttctttctctagaatGACCGGATTCTTAAAAGTCAAGCAATgcagggagaaagaaaaccaaattcagATTCACATATATGAGATGGACAACACAATATAGAGGTCAGTTGGTGATTAACAATTGAGAATCTATCTGGGAAATTCCCTTGCTCATTCTCGTTGGAAAAGACCTTGAAAGCCTGTGGCAAATGGGTGAACGTatgctattaaattttttattaggcTGTCAGCCTTATGTATCTTCTCTAAAAACATGTAGCCCATAAAAACATTCTTCAGTTCTCTCCAGCAGATTTGATGCAATTTCCTTCAATGCTGCTTAGTTATATTTAATGCCCTTGTTATACTTATGtccaaaaagcaaagaaaataatgcagagcaagccatattgtaaaatgaaaagcattaaaaggtaaaataattgaaattctaggtcctcaaaaaaaaaaaaaaaaaaagagcaaagcagaGTGGACCTCATATTATGTAGCATCTCTCTGAAccattttatttccaaactttGCAAAGCAATAGGAAACTCGTTAACTTTTATAGCCAGACAAAAAGGTAATAGCATTTGTAGCTATGGAGATGTAATTGggcttttatttaaatgtggCATGGAGTTTGTGCTCATTATAGGAAACAAATGAACAGCAACAAATCATCTGCTGAATCCatcatccatgtggtgctgaCACTGGTGGAACTGGGCACTCCCCTAATGCCACTTTCTTATGTTGCAATCAAACTGCAGACCTAGGGCTTGAAGGAAACCAACCTCCTGAAAGTTTGAGTGGTCAGtgtaattatattaataataataataataatgatcagaTTATGTCCCCATTGTTGTGTTTaactagaaaaagcaaagcagcaaaatataattcttaactttgtAATGAAAAAACCAccatattttattgctttttgtcTCTACTAAATGAAAGCTTCTGTCTTGGCCTCTAATTCCAGTTTCTTTCTCAATCTGGAAATTTCCTCCTCTCCTAATTATTATAGTATCTCCCTGCCCAATTAGGTAGGCTTAGAGAAACATGAGAAGGACCTTTCAGAAAGGGCTCCTGGTGGGTTCACAGAGATTCCTAATAGATAGGGAATGTTGAACTAAGTTTCTTTGCCAAACATCCTATGTACTTCCAAAAGCAGAGACTTTTAGTAAGTTTAAagccttctttttaaaagcacataaaaCTAAGTTAGCGTTTCTTATGTTTAAATATGGCTTTCCTTATTTTCACTCTCCCTCAGAAACAtcgcccacacacacacacacacacacacacacacacacacacagatttctCTGATTTATGATGGTTtgacttaattattttttcaacttcATGATGGTGCAAAAGCATACTCATACAACCATTCTGATTTTCACTTTCAGAATGATAATCAATAAATTACATGATTTATTCAGCACTTTATTTCACATTAGATAATTTTGCTAAGTATTCTAAGCATGTTTAAAGTGGACTAGGCCAAGTCATGATATTTGATGTCTTAGTATTAAGTGCACTTTCTAATTCAGATGGCTTTTTCAGTACATAACATCATTGCAAGTCAAGAAGAACCTAAAAACATACACAgcacaccagcacacacacacacacacacacacacacacacaaacaaacaaacaaacaaacaaacaaacaaacaaaacagagagagaaatgacTATTTTggataaaataggaaaatgaccacaatcttaaagtatttttttaacagACAGTGTTACACACAGGGTTATTTgcacaggctgacctcaaacttctgggctcaagccatcctcttggttcagcctcctaagcagctgggagGACTGGAgaacaccactgtgcccagcaattttaaagaactaaagaTAGATCTAAAACCTCTGTCAGCTGAGACCTCAGGCTAGCCTGGAGATGCTCCCAAAAGGAAGGTCCACAGTTCACTCGTATATTATCTCCCCAGGCACTTTCACAGTGGAAGAGGGTCAGAGGTATACAGGGCAAGATGGGGAGCCTAGGAAGGGCTTGACAGGATAAGCCTCAGGGGGTTGCAGTcctcagagaaaataaatagattttgttGGAGGACATTCAAGGACAAATCCAAGTTAAGGCAGTAGACAGCCCTCCCTAACCCACTTCATGTAATACCCCACCCTCCCCAATACCAGCTAAAGGGGCTACTGACTCCCCTTCTTCTAAGGTGATCCATACAGAGAAAAACTGATATCAAGCAATCAACTGGTTGAGTCCATTCAGTATTtgatggaaggaaaaagaaagaaaaaaaacagagacatATCAGGATGTTTATTACAAGAGATAGTTTCAAGGAAACAGAATTCTGATGAGCGGTTCTTCATTGCTGCCCAATGAGAGCAGACAGTGTTTTGAAATTAGAGCTCATTTAAGAGTGGAATGTTCTCATGAAAGGTCCAGAGAGAATGGGAGACTATGTGAACAGAGCTCTCAGAGCCCATTAcaaatggaaggagaaagaaataaaaattctgtatgaaacaacaaaaaggaaaaataaaagcagaatgatATAATCAGATTTTGACATGGAGATCTGAGGGACATCtcataaattaagaaaaccagagatcccagcggtttgggaggctgaggcaggaggattgcaagttcagagtcaatctcagcaaaaaagcgaggcactaagcaactcagtgagacttgtctctaaataaaatccaaaatagggctggggatgtggctcagtggtcacactgtattcaatccccagtagacacacacacacacacacacacacacacacacacaaagaaggaccagataatttaaaaattgctttaaaaactgATGGTAGAGAGGGGCAAGACGAACAAAGGAACCACAGCTCTTACCAGCCACTGTGGAACCCCAACCCCAGTTGAACTGTCCACACCACCAGCCTGGGGGAATAAGGGAAGACACTGGCACAGCTTGCTGCTTTGTGCCTCCCTTGGATGAAGCCATTTCATAAAACTGACCTCCCTGCTGTCTGACAGATGatgttctttgctttttaaaatattttcttgagtaGTTTTCTCTGTGAACTCTTCCCATTCACATGAATTCTGACTCTTGTAGCTTTGCTGCAGCAGTAACACCATCACCTCTGTAATTCCCTTCTAGTTTTGAGTCCTGTGGTCCAGAGGTGGGTGACAGTTGCATGGACCTCCTTGCTTGACCTCCCTGCCCTCTGGGCACATGGATATCATTCCACAGGAGAGCACAGCACTCTCTACTTGGATGGTTTTGTGCTGTACGGCTCTGttgtggagagagaaaaaaatgttcaatttcgtTAAACTCAGAGGCAGGCTCCCTATAATGAAAAAGTGTTGAATCCCCAGTGGAGACCTAACAGTCATGAAAACCTGCACCTACAGACAATATATTCACATCTAAAATTCAAAACCTACAGAGCCTAGGGAAAAAAGTAAGCAGAAGCCTTGAATGCTTTACATTTGGTCCTTGAGAGGGCAATATTACCCCAAACtagaatatatttaaatcaaataGTTGATCAGACAAGTTATTAATcagataaattttaattattgatcAAGTGGAATTTGGACtacatatatgtgcacacacatatgtacaaaaatatacatgaacacacacacatacatctatACATACTCATGGACACATATGTGTGTGGAATTTGGAATACatatgtaggtgtgtgtgtgtgattaccACATAAACTAAATGTATATGTATCAGGTAAATTGTACagacacatataaatacatacacatactctcgatttcaaaaagtaaaggaaaaatagaaagttttctGATCCTACATCGCTAAATCAAATCTTAcaacaaaaaatagcaaatataaaatataagaaataagaatataaaaaataaaaatataaaaaataaaaaatcatgggttataaaggaaattaaaaccaaaattgcataatttaaataaaataatattgatgaaaCATACACATCAGATCCTATGTGGTACACCACAAGCAATGCTTAGAGTCATGTTCACTTAATAATTCCAGTATCAGgtcatttaaaagataaaattcataaattaattgCTTTTATAATCAAGGGGGAAAACGGGGGAAATggtttttaaatgctaaaaaagaagagtattttttaagtcattgatttgctcaattttgtaaaaatgtgaaaaaaactgaataaattgaatgatttcttagaaaattttcaggagaaaataacaaaagtgCTCTTAAGAGAAAGCAAAATTTCAAATAGAGTCTTTACAGAAGAGTCAGAAAAAATGACCAGCCCAAACAAGTCACTCAAACGTCAGGCCTATGTACTTTCACACAGAAAAGTTAACCTAATCTTTAAGGACtgcttaaataaaatgatatttaaattattcagaGCCTAGTTtacaaagataatatttaaaattctttttgttttattaaaaacaaaagatagaaATCCCAACTAAGTACAAAAAGATACAGATGCTTCTTTACTATGTACATTAATAtgtgttctaaataaaatattgtaaacaTAAGACATCAATGTAGCATTATTCCAGAAAAACCAGCATGACTTAATATTGCAAAACTCATTTATGCAAGTCATTATATATCCATGTTAtgaattttaatacataaaaatgaaaaaaaagcagATAAGACAATCTCCATAAAtgctaaaaaaattttataactttcagCATCTATTCTTAAGTTTACAAAAGGACTAGTTTTAAAACCAtgatgaatgtgtgtgtatatatatatatatatatacacatacatatatagcgAGAGATTTAtgtgtatatcatatatatacacatatatatatactctgCCATTAATAATACTTCTTAATGGTAATACTTCCCAGTGGGAATGATTCTGGGGTTCTTCTATCAAGCATAACAATGGATTaggtatacatatgtatatatgtatatatttcacatatgtgtaaaagtatatatatggaatatatgtacatgttccatatatatatttacatatacatatgtatgtccctaatctatttttattcttaatagaAGAACCCTAGAATCATTTCCATCAGGAAGTATTACCATTAAGAAGATTCTTACTGAAGGTAAGAACCAAACTAGTGTATCAAGCACCACTGTTGAATACTGCTATAGTGATATtagctgaaaatttaaaaaatataagacattgaaatgggaaaggaagaggaaaggatagAGTTGATCATAGTTAGATTATATACCTGGGAAACAAAAGAGAATCAGCTGATAGAATACAAATAAGAGAATCCATAAAGGAACTGTGTACAAAAATTAATGTGCAAAAGTTATCTCACTACACCTAAAAATCGAAAGTAGTAGCAAAATGACAGcagaaaaatatagagaaacaGGTTCAGAGTCAATGATATTGTGAGGGAAGCTGCACACTCAAGGATCTTCATGCAAAAAATTTCTGGCCTTAGTCACTGAGTACTGGGGATTTTTTGATACATTCAACAGGCAGGCTGTGGGGCATACAGGGAGATTGTTTCACAAAGCAGAAACCTCAAGCCCGGAAAATAAGAGACCTTAATTCCCTGGTACTCTTCCTTGGCTAGTATGAGTAGCACAGCTCCCAGAAGTGGAATCTATTCTGTTATGTGCTGAATTGTGCCTACACATTCATAGGTTAAAGTCTAATCTCCAGTACCTCAGAACTGTGACCTTATTTGCAGATAGGAGTTAGAAGAAAGTTATTAGGTTGGGCCCTGATCCAAATCAAAATGGGAAACTTGAATATAGGGACACACTACACAGAGTAAGATGTCTGATGACATACAGGGAGAAGATGGCAATCTGCAAGTTAAACAGAAACCTGGAGCAGACCATTCCTTCATCAcgtcagaaggaaccaaccctgctaacatcttgattttggacttctgatctCCAGAATTTTCAGAGTGTAAATTTCTATTGGTTAAGTCACTCAGactatggtattttgttaaaaCATCCTGCtaaggtttggatctggaatgtccccaaaggctcatgtacttaaaggcttggttcccaatgcACAATGTGCAGAAGTAgagcttttgggaagtgattgaatcattAGGCCTACAACCTCACCATTTGATTAATCCAATTGATGgattaaaattttcaattgtCTACTGGAAGGAGGTAGAAATGGTAGGCAGGTGGGGAatgttggaggaagtaggtccctgggggtgtgctcttggagattatatcttgtccctgacccATTGTGTGTTCTCTCTTTcaaactctttctctctctccctatttctctctctctccttcctggctgccatgagctgagcagttttatTCCACCATCTGCTATGAAGTCTTGCCTCGCCTAAGGCctaaagcaatggagttgactaTCAACTCaaccctgtgaaactgtgagccaaaataaaactttcatctTTCAAGTTGTTTGTGTCAGGCACTTTGATCACAGTAATGAAAATATGACCAATACACAGTCTTAGCATACCAATGCATGCTCCTACAACCTTTTCATTGTACTAATGGAAGACACAGGGGAAAGAAATGTCCACATTAGCAGACTCCAAGGAAGTAGAATGACTCACCAAACAAAATTCTGGGTTCAAGGACAATTCTAAAGCATGGCTACACCTATAGTTATGTATCACATAGCAAAGTTTCAGTCCAAGATGGACAGCATTTATGGATAGTATGTGCTATGTAACCTGGATGAGTAGTAGGCTATACCAATCTAAATTGTTGTAAGTACTCTCTGTGATGTTCATGCAATGACAAAGTCACCTAAAAACACACCTTTCAAAATGTTTCCCCATTGTTAAGCAATATTGAATATCATCTCCCCACTTGAAGAGTTCCATCtggcataaaattaaatatccatTATTTTTTGATAGAGGATTTTATTAAATTAAGTATATAACTTGCAAGtaatttcataaaaaaattttaaaagcaaaattataaagaagTTTTCAATAGAAAAGTTTAGAGTTaacagcaaaattatttttttctttatactacaagtaaaaacattttgtttctgataaactaactagaaaattttataatatattcttCCTTGGATAGCAGCAATATTGTATTTTAATGAGTAGTCTCACAGTGAATT
The Sciurus carolinensis chromosome 2, mSciCar1.2, whole genome shotgun sequence DNA segment above includes these coding regions:
- the LOC124978017 gene encoding eukaryotic translation initiation factor 4E type 2-like isoform X2, whose amino-acid sequence is MNYKFDALKDDDSRDHNQKEENSTQKDGEKEKTEQDKSQSSSKRKAVVPGLAEHPLQYNYTFWYSRRTLGCPTSSQSYEQNIKQIGTFASVEQFWRFYSHMVRPRDLTGHSDFHLFTEGIKPMGEDDASKNGGKWIIRLRKGLASRCWENLILAMLGEQFMVGEEICGAVVSVHFQEDIISIWNKTASDQATTARIWDMLRRVLNLPPNTIMEYKTHTDSIKDNSSFRNTKITL
- the LOC124978017 gene encoding eukaryotic translation initiation factor 4E type 2-like isoform X1, with the protein product MNYKFDALKDDDSRDHNQKEENSTQKDGEKEKTEQDKSQSSSKRKAVQFWRFYSHMVRPRDLTGHSDFHLFTEGIKPMGEDDASKNGGKWIIRLRKGLASRCWENLILAMLGEQFMVGEEICGAVVSVHFQEDIISIWNKTASDQATTARIWDMLRRVLNLPPNTIMEYKTHTDSIKDNSSFRNTKITL